A window of Pseudomonas alcaliphila JAB1 genomic DNA:
GTGCACGATAAGCGACGAAGCTTTCCAGATAGCGGGCCTCGGATAGCAAGCCCTCCTCTGACAGCCGCTGCAAGGCCGTGTCGATCATGTCCTCGGGGGCGCCACGCTTGCGCAACTTGCGCGTAAGCTCGACACGCCCATGCTCACGTCGCGCCAGCAGATCCATGGCCGCTCGCCTGACGGCGAGCGGGTTATCCAGTACGACGGTCATGCTCTGACGACTTAGAAGTCGACTTCAGCATCAGCCAGATCGGCAGCCGGAGCCTTGGCCGGAGCGCTGCTGACCAGCAACTTCTCGCGAATCAGACCTTCGATCTCGCGCGCCACTTCCTGGTTGTCTTCCAGGTACTTGGCCGCATTGGCCTTGCCTTGACCGATCTTGTTGCCCTTGTAGCTGTACCAGGCACCCGACTTCTCGACCAGGCCCTGTTGCACGCCGAGATCGATGATCTCGCCATTACGGTAGATGCCCTTGCCATACAGAATCTGGAACTCGGCCTGACGGAACGGTGGCGCGACCTTGTTCTTGACAACCTTCACGCGGGTTTCGCTACCCACGACCTCTTCGCCTTCCTTCACCGCGCCGGTACGACGGATGTCCAGGCGAACCGAGGCATAGAACTTCAGCGCGTTACCACCGGTGGTGGTTTCCGGGCTACCGAACATCACGCCGATCTTCATGCGAATCTGGTTGATGAAGATCACCAGGCAGTTGGCGTTCTTGATGTTACCGGTGATCTTGCGCAGCGCCTGGCTCATCAGGCGCGCCTGCAGACCGACGTGCATGTCACCCATTTCGCCTTCGATTTCCGCCTTGGGCACCAGAGCCGCCACGGAGTCGACGATGATCACGTCAATGGCATTGGAGCGCACCAGCATGTCGGTGATTTCCAGCGCCTGCTCACCGGTGTCCGGTTGCGATACCAGCAGGTCATCGACGTTGACGCCGAGCTTGCCGGCATAATCCGGATCCAGTGCGTGCTCGGCATCGACGAAGGCACAGGTGGCGCCAAGCTTCTGCGCTTCGGCGATCACCGACAGGGTCAGCGTGGTCTTACCGGAGGATTCCGGGCCGTAGATCTCGACGATACGGCCTTTTGGCAAACCGCCGATACCCAGCGCGATATCCAGCCCCAGCGAACCGGTGGAGATGGCCGGAATGGCCTGACGCTCATGGTCGCCCATGCGCATGACCGCACCCTTGCCGAACTGCTTCTCGATCTGACCCAGGGCAGCCGCCAAAGCGCGCTTCTTGTTCTCGTCCATTACCATCCTCACGTATTAACAAGGGCCTCGAGGGCCGCCAACAACTGTATAAGTAGCCAGTATTATTCCACAGGGCAAGTCGCCCGCCTACCCCACAAGCGGATTTTCCTCCGCCAACAGGCGCAGAAGCCCCGCCAGAGCGGCCTCGACCGTTTGTCGGCGCACCTCATCGCGGTTACCAGCGAACTGCTTGCGCACACTGAAAAGACGCTCGCCATCGCCCCAGGCCAACCAGACGGTACCGACCGGTTTCTCCACGGAGCCACCGCTCGGCCCCGCCACCCCACTGACAGCCACCGCATAGCGCGCCCCGCTATTGGCCTGAGCGCCACGCACCATCGCCTCGACCACCTCTCGGCTAACGGCGCCCACACTGGCGAAAAAGTCGGCACATACAGCCAACTGCTTGGTTTTCTGGGCGTTGGAGTACGTCACATAGCCAGCCTCGAACCAGGCCGAGCTGCCGGGGATACGAGTGATCGCCTCAGCGATACCGCCGCCTGTACAAGACTCTGCAGTGGTGACCTGGGCAGCTTGCGCCTGCAATGCTGCACCCAGTTGCTCGGCCAGTTGGCTGATTCTGTCCATATCCACTCCTCGCTCATCGAACGGCAAACCCTACACAGCTTGCCTGCCAGTGGAAACGGCAAAGTTCGTCTACTGTTATCACGGGCTAGGGTGCAATAGGAGGCACTGCGATGTGGCTTTCACGGAACAAGGAACACAAGGACGCGCAGGATCAGGGAGCCGCAGAGCTACAGGCCATTCGCCAATCGATGGCGATGATCGAGTTCACCCCGGACGGCATCATCCTCGACGCCAACCCAGCCTTTCTCGGCGTGGTGAATTACCGCCTGGAAGAGATCGTCGGCAAGCACCATCGTCTGTTCTGCTCCCGCAACCTGAGCGAGAGCCTCGCCTATCAACAGTTCTGGCAGCGCTTGCGCCAAGGCGAGCACTTCAGTGATCGCTTTCCAAGGCTTCTGCCTGGCCGAGGACAGCCGCAGCGATGAATACCCTCAGTTCTGGGCTCGCTTGAACAAAGGCGAGTTCATGTCCGATCGTTTTCGCCGTGTGACCAAACAAGGTCAGCAGGTCTGGCTGCGTGCCACCTACAACCCCCTTTACGACGCCAACGGCCGTGTCTATGGCGTAGTGAAATTCGCCAGCGACATCACCGCCCAGGTCGAGCGCCGCGACTCGGAGGCTGCCGCTGCCCAGCTGGCTCATGACATTGCCAAGGAGACCGATGTTTCCGCCGATCACGGCACGCGCACAGTGGCCCAGACAGTCGCGGTGGTCGCCGATATTGCCAGCGAACTGGCTCATGTGGCCGAACAGATAGAAGGCCTTAACAAACAATCCGAGCAGATCACCAGCATCGTTCAGGTAATTCGCAGTATTGCCGACCAGACCAATCTGCTGGCACTCAACGCAGCCATCGAAGCGGCACGTGCCGGTGAACAGGGTCGCGGCTTCGCCGTAGTGGCCGATGAAGTGCGTCAACTGGCCTCGCGAACCAGCCAGGCCACCCAGGAGATCAATGGCGTCGTTCAGCAGAACCAGAATCTTACGCGCAACGCAGTGGCCAGCATGGCAACCACGCGAGAGCGTGCACGTACCGGCGTAGACCTGGCCAACCAGGCTGGTGAAGTGATCCGCGAGATACGCAGCGAGTCGCAGCGCGTGGTCGAGGCTGTAGCCCAGTTCTCGGTGACCTTCACCGACTGAAGGGGAATTGCGTCAGATTCGCAGCCCACGCGAGGGACGAAGTATGGGAAAATTCCCGGCTTCGTCACACCCACCGCACGTAAGGCCCGGCATGACCGATCTCTCCGCTCACACCCCGATGATGCAGCAGTACTGGAAGCTGAAGAACCAGCACCCGGATCAGTTGATGTTCTATCGCATGGGTGACTTCTACGAGATTTTCTACGAAGACGCGAAGAAAGCAGCCAAGCTGCTCGACATCACCCTGACCGCACGCGGCCAGTCGGCCGGCCAATCGATTCCCATGTGCGGCATTCCTTTCCATTCGCTCGAAGGCTACCTGGCCAAGCTGGTCAAGCTCGGCGAATCGGTGGTGATCTGCGAACAGATCGGCGACCCGGCCACCAGCAAGGGTCCGGTGGAGCGTCAGGTGGTGCGCATCATCACCCCCGGCACCATCAGCGACGAAGCCCTGCTCGATGAGCACCGCGACAACCTGCTTGCTGCAGTCCTCGGTGATGAGCGCCTGTTTGGTCTGGCCGTGCTGGACATCACCAGCGGTCGCTTCAGCGTGCAGGAGATCAAGGGCTGGGAAAATCTGCTGGCCGAACTGGAGCGCCTCAGCCCCGCCGAGCTGCTGATCCCGGATGACTGGCCGCAAGGCCTGCCCGCCGAGAAGCGCAAGGGCTCGCGCCGCCGCGCCCCCTGGGATTTCGACCGCGACAGCGCCTTCAAGAGCCTGTGCCAGCAATTCAGCACCCAGGATCTGAAAGGCTTCGGCTGCGAGAACCTGACCCTGGCCATCGGCGCCGCCGGCTGCCTGCTCAGCTATGCCAAGGAAACCCAGCGCACCGCCCTGCCCCACCTGCGCAGCCTGCGTCACGAGCGCCTGGACGACACGGTGATTCTCGATGGTGCCAGCCGCCGCAACCTGGAGCTGGACATCAACCTCGCCGGCGGCCGCGACAACACCCTGCAATCGGTGATGGATCGCTGCCAGACCGCCATGGCCAGCCGCCTGCTGGGCCGTTGGTTGAACCGTCCGTTGCGTGATCGCGCGGTGCTGGAGGCACGCCAGGACGCCATCGCCCGCCTGCTCGATGGCTATCGCTTCGAAACGCTGCAGCCGCAGCTCAAGGAAATCGGCGACCTGGAGCGTATCCTCGCGCGTATCGGCCTGCGCAACGCCCGCCCACGCGACCTTGCCCGCCTGCGCGACGCCCTGGCGGCACTGCCCGAGCTGCAGCTGGCGATGACCTCGCTGGATACCCCGCACCTGCAACAGCTGGCCAGCAGCATCTCCACCTACCCGGAACTGGCCGACCTGCTGGCCCGCGCCATCATCGACAACCCGCCGGCGGTGATCCGTGACGGCGGCGTGCTGAAGACCGGCTATGACGCCGAGCTGGACGAACTGCAGGCCATGAGCGAGAACGCCGGACAGTTCCTCATGGATCTGGAAGCGCGGGAGAAGGAGCGCACCGGCCTGGCCAACCTCAAGGTCGGCTACAACCGCGTGCACGGCTACTTCATCGAACTGCCGACCAAGCAGGCCGAGTCGGCGCCGGCTGACTACATCCGCCGGCAGACACTCAAAGGTGCCGAGCGCTTCATCACCCCCGAGCTGAAAGAGTTCGAGGACAAGGCGCTGTCGGCCAAGAGCCGCGCCCTGGCCCGCGAAAAGATGCTCTACGACGAGTTGCTCGAGCGCCTGATCGGCCATCTGGCGCCGCTGCAGGACAGTGCCGCAGCCCTCGCCGAACTGGACGTGCTGAGCAACCTGGCAGAGCGCGCGCTGAATC
This region includes:
- the recA gene encoding recombinase RecA, whose amino-acid sequence is MDENKKRALAAALGQIEKQFGKGAVMRMGDHERQAIPAISTGSLGLDIALGIGGLPKGRIVEIYGPESSGKTTLTLSVIAEAQKLGATCAFVDAEHALDPDYAGKLGVNVDDLLVSQPDTGEQALEITDMLVRSNAIDVIIVDSVAALVPKAEIEGEMGDMHVGLQARLMSQALRKITGNIKNANCLVIFINQIRMKIGVMFGSPETTTGGNALKFYASVRLDIRRTGAVKEGEEVVGSETRVKVVKNKVAPPFRQAEFQILYGKGIYRNGEIIDLGVQQGLVEKSGAWYSYKGNKIGQGKANAAKYLEDNQEVAREIEGLIREKLLVSSAPAKAPAADLADAEVDF
- a CDS encoding CinA family protein gives rise to the protein MDRISQLAEQLGAALQAQAAQVTTAESCTGGGIAEAITRIPGSSAWFEAGYVTYSNAQKTKQLAVCADFFASVGAVSREVVEAMVRGAQANSGARYAVAVSGVAGPSGGSVEKPVGTVWLAWGDGERLFSVRKQFAGNRDEVRRQTVEAALAGLLRLLAEENPLVG
- a CDS encoding PAS domain-containing protein: MWLSRNKEHKDAQDQGAAELQAIRQSMAMIEFTPDGIILDANPAFLGVVNYRLEEIVGKHHRLFCSRNLSESLAYQQFWQRLRQGEHFSDRFPRLLPGRGQPQR
- a CDS encoding methyl-accepting chemotaxis protein; this translates as MIAFQGFCLAEDSRSDEYPQFWARLNKGEFMSDRFRRVTKQGQQVWLRATYNPLYDANGRVYGVVKFASDITAQVERRDSEAAAAQLAHDIAKETDVSADHGTRTVAQTVAVVADIASELAHVAEQIEGLNKQSEQITSIVQVIRSIADQTNLLALNAAIEAARAGEQGRGFAVVADEVRQLASRTSQATQEINGVVQQNQNLTRNAVASMATTRERARTGVDLANQAGEVIREIRSESQRVVEAVAQFSVTFTD
- the mutS gene encoding DNA mismatch repair protein MutS; the protein is MTDLSAHTPMMQQYWKLKNQHPDQLMFYRMGDFYEIFYEDAKKAAKLLDITLTARGQSAGQSIPMCGIPFHSLEGYLAKLVKLGESVVICEQIGDPATSKGPVERQVVRIITPGTISDEALLDEHRDNLLAAVLGDERLFGLAVLDITSGRFSVQEIKGWENLLAELERLSPAELLIPDDWPQGLPAEKRKGSRRRAPWDFDRDSAFKSLCQQFSTQDLKGFGCENLTLAIGAAGCLLSYAKETQRTALPHLRSLRHERLDDTVILDGASRRNLELDINLAGGRDNTLQSVMDRCQTAMASRLLGRWLNRPLRDRAVLEARQDAIARLLDGYRFETLQPQLKEIGDLERILARIGLRNARPRDLARLRDALAALPELQLAMTSLDTPHLQQLASSISTYPELADLLARAIIDNPPAVIRDGGVLKTGYDAELDELQAMSENAGQFLMDLEAREKERTGLANLKVGYNRVHGYFIELPTKQAESAPADYIRRQTLKGAERFITPELKEFEDKALSAKSRALAREKMLYDELLERLIGHLAPLQDSAAALAELDVLSNLAERALNLDLNRPRFVDEPCMRIDQGRHPVVEQVLTTPFVANDLDLDDNRRMLVITGPNMGGKSTYMRQTALIVLLAHIGSFVPAAACELSLVDRIFTRIGSSDDLAGGRSTFMVEMSETANILHNASERSLVLMDEVGRGTSTFDGLSLAWSAAEHLARLRAFTLFATHYFELTVLPESEPVVANVHLSATEHNERIVFLHHVQPGPASQSYGLAVAQLAGVPGQVISRAREHLARLEATSLPHDLPRQAPGQPQAPMQSDLFASVPHPLLEQLHKINPDDLTPRKALELLYTWKTQI